From the genome of Eucalyptus grandis isolate ANBG69807.140 chromosome 2, ASM1654582v1, whole genome shotgun sequence, one region includes:
- the LOC104430208 gene encoding uncharacterized protein LOC104430208 isoform X6: MDWLESNHNIVASKLEVLDLNNCKYLMRTPDLSMLVSLGRLTLEGCHNLIEIDPSIGKLKLLTTLNLKGCDSFQELPGEIGYLQALAEIVMPNTLHELSKRFGNLPSLLTFDVSHRQISKLPYLIGELVKLRWLDLLGCTKIEELPDSVNKKHHCPFLSDEEWRFDKIAKYGALCSEQEALSTITERRSMVFAENSQRQRSAQVHDFERNQHCSRFPPAVLGNEITKRTWETIVRHASPCVINDNMYFCQALNKASIVFNSVMKVAQATPDGQIYQSVDILAHSQKSLLQNLKWLAYNNNNQWWRSTPCPASLF, translated from the exons ATGGATTGGCTGGAATCAAATCATAATATA GTGGCAAGTAAACTAGAAGTACTAGATCTCAACAATTGCAAATACTTAATGAGAACACCTGATTTATCTATGTTGGTGTCCTTGGGGAGATTGACTCTTGAAGGTTGTCACAACTTAATTGAAATTGACCCATCCATTGGTAAATTAAAGCTCCTAACTACATTGAACCTAAAGGGATGTGACTCTTTTCAAGAGTTACCTGGAGAGATAGGATATCTACAAGCTTTGGCAGAGATTGTCATGCCTAATACCCTACATGAACTTTCAAAGAGATTTGGTAATTTGCCGTCATTGTTGACCTTTGATGTATCACATAGGCAGATTAGCAAACTGCCATACTTGATTGGAGAGCTAGTGAAACTTAGGTGGTTGGATTTATTAGGGTGTACGAAGATAGAGGAACTTCCAGACTCAG TGAACAAGAAGCACCACTGTCCATTTTTGAGCGATGAAGAATGGCGTTTCGATAAAATAGCCAAATACGGCGCTCTATGCAGTGAACAAGAAGCACTATCCACAATCACTGAGCGACGAAGTATGGTGTTTGCAGAAAATAGCCAAAGACAGCGCTCTGCACAAGTGCATGACTTCGAGAGGAATCAACATTGTTCAAGATTTCCTCCAGCT GTACTTGGAAATGAAATCACCAAGCGAACATGGGAGACGATTGTCAGACACGCCAGCCCCTGTGTGATCAACGATAACATGTATTTCTGCCAAGCTTTGAACAAGGCCAGTATAGTGTTCAATTCAGTCATGAAAGTTGCTCAAGCAACACCCGATGGCCAAATTTACCAGTCGGTAGACATATTGGCCCACTCTCAGAAG AGTTTGTTGCAGAACTTGAAATGGCTAGCTTACAATAACAACAATCAATGGTGGCGCTCGACGCCCTGCCCAGCGTCTCTCTTCTGA
- the LOC104430208 gene encoding uncharacterized protein LOC104430208 isoform X4, whose protein sequence is MDWLESNHNIVASKLEVLDLNNCKYLMRTPDLSMLVSLGRLTLEGCHNLIEIDPSIGKLKLLTTLNLKGCDSFQELPGEIGYLQALAEIVMPNTLHELSKRFGNLPSLLTFDVSHRQISKLPYLIGELVKLRWLDLLGCTKIEELPDSVNKKHHCPFLSDEEWRFDKIAKYGALCSEQEALSTITERRSMVFAENSQRQRSAQVHDFERNQHCSRFPPAVRSGCTFLRNKVLGNEITKRTWETIVRHASPCVINDNMYFCQALNKASIVFNSVMKVAQATPDGQIYQSVDILAHSQKSLLQNLKWLAYNNNNQWWRSTPCPASLF, encoded by the exons ATGGATTGGCTGGAATCAAATCATAATATA GTGGCAAGTAAACTAGAAGTACTAGATCTCAACAATTGCAAATACTTAATGAGAACACCTGATTTATCTATGTTGGTGTCCTTGGGGAGATTGACTCTTGAAGGTTGTCACAACTTAATTGAAATTGACCCATCCATTGGTAAATTAAAGCTCCTAACTACATTGAACCTAAAGGGATGTGACTCTTTTCAAGAGTTACCTGGAGAGATAGGATATCTACAAGCTTTGGCAGAGATTGTCATGCCTAATACCCTACATGAACTTTCAAAGAGATTTGGTAATTTGCCGTCATTGTTGACCTTTGATGTATCACATAGGCAGATTAGCAAACTGCCATACTTGATTGGAGAGCTAGTGAAACTTAGGTGGTTGGATTTATTAGGGTGTACGAAGATAGAGGAACTTCCAGACTCAG TGAACAAGAAGCACCACTGTCCATTTTTGAGCGATGAAGAATGGCGTTTCGATAAAATAGCCAAATACGGCGCTCTATGCAGTGAACAAGAAGCACTATCCACAATCACTGAGCGACGAAGTATGGTGTTTGCAGAAAATAGCCAAAGACAGCGCTCTGCACAAGTGCATGACTTCGAGAGGAATCAACATTGTTCAAGATTTCCTCCAGCTGTACGAAGTGGATGTACCTTTCTAAGAAACAAA GTACTTGGAAATGAAATCACCAAGCGAACATGGGAGACGATTGTCAGACACGCCAGCCCCTGTGTGATCAACGATAACATGTATTTCTGCCAAGCTTTGAACAAGGCCAGTATAGTGTTCAATTCAGTCATGAAAGTTGCTCAAGCAACACCCGATGGCCAAATTTACCAGTCGGTAGACATATTGGCCCACTCTCAGAAG AGTTTGTTGCAGAACTTGAAATGGCTAGCTTACAATAACAACAATCAATGGTGGCGCTCGACGCCCTGCCCAGCGTCTCTCTTCTGA
- the LOC104430208 gene encoding uncharacterized protein LOC104430208 isoform X5: MDWLESNHNIVASKLEVLDLNNCKYLMRTPDLSMLVSLGRLTLEGCHNLIEIDPSIGKLKLLTTLNLKGCDSFQELPGEIGYLQALAEIVMPNTLHELSKRFGNLPSLLTFDVSHRQISKLPYLIGELVKLRWLDLLGCTKIEELPDSVNKKHHCPFLSDEEWRFDKIAKYGALCSEQEALSTITERRSMVFAENSQRQRSAQVHDFERNQHCSRFPPAVRSGCTFLRNKVLGNEITKRTWETIVRHASPCVINDNMYFCQALNKASIVFNSVMKVAQATPDGQIYQSVDILAHSQKNLKWLAYNNNNQWWRSTPCPASLF; encoded by the exons ATGGATTGGCTGGAATCAAATCATAATATA GTGGCAAGTAAACTAGAAGTACTAGATCTCAACAATTGCAAATACTTAATGAGAACACCTGATTTATCTATGTTGGTGTCCTTGGGGAGATTGACTCTTGAAGGTTGTCACAACTTAATTGAAATTGACCCATCCATTGGTAAATTAAAGCTCCTAACTACATTGAACCTAAAGGGATGTGACTCTTTTCAAGAGTTACCTGGAGAGATAGGATATCTACAAGCTTTGGCAGAGATTGTCATGCCTAATACCCTACATGAACTTTCAAAGAGATTTGGTAATTTGCCGTCATTGTTGACCTTTGATGTATCACATAGGCAGATTAGCAAACTGCCATACTTGATTGGAGAGCTAGTGAAACTTAGGTGGTTGGATTTATTAGGGTGTACGAAGATAGAGGAACTTCCAGACTCAG TGAACAAGAAGCACCACTGTCCATTTTTGAGCGATGAAGAATGGCGTTTCGATAAAATAGCCAAATACGGCGCTCTATGCAGTGAACAAGAAGCACTATCCACAATCACTGAGCGACGAAGTATGGTGTTTGCAGAAAATAGCCAAAGACAGCGCTCTGCACAAGTGCATGACTTCGAGAGGAATCAACATTGTTCAAGATTTCCTCCAGCTGTACGAAGTGGATGTACCTTTCTAAGAAACAAA GTACTTGGAAATGAAATCACCAAGCGAACATGGGAGACGATTGTCAGACACGCCAGCCCCTGTGTGATCAACGATAACATGTATTTCTGCCAAGCTTTGAACAAGGCCAGTATAGTGTTCAATTCAGTCATGAAAGTTGCTCAAGCAACACCCGATGGCCAAATTTACCAGTCGGTAGACATATTGGCCCACTCTCAGAAG AACTTGAAATGGCTAGCTTACAATAACAACAATCAATGGTGGCGCTCGACGCCCTGCCCAGCGTCTCTCTTCTGA